One Spirochaetota bacterium DNA window includes the following coding sequences:
- a CDS encoding N-acetylmuramoyl-L-alanine amidase — MKNKILIIVFCFICIYASSVAFAGQPDSITAIIQEEQNKEYSDALQQMLQFIDNLYDNLQSRVKNGEKIVIFFDPAHGIDDDGKWEGEKTGRLSCTGLPEEYYSLALSRQLYNLLKKNPYIEVVSTRDYIDALEGKTDTYNNITFRETVELAKNAKAALVISEHLNNTASIFKAYGLANVKGIHITYSNGKAYLTHIREEHKGFLTLYNKFDASGFSYRVASKVKEKLLTYNLHVNSWNYGTVADDRFTYFVNYPISVIFESGFISNPDDEKILNNPEYQKLIAQSHYDAILETIALTFGIDIAGFWGPRIVDTVNPSRNLLLLKLSRIACYYISHNDTDKGVHVLSLLLKECDPITDAAIIENIQDMKYRIERSKELYTKAIALKKKGKVKRARYTMRKAISLVSRSPVFYELRKAYRAEYKGLNEVIEQKSTAPRYPAPDTMVIPLASGITRPVLVVIEKNMTPQEALFNALQCDEALLKKITSQFVQTKIKVGKKRFEKPTQEGIYIVQLTAKGNVKSVKRVSIAKLDPWRYQNQMYLKNSYCAPKERNKSL, encoded by the coding sequence ATGAAAAATAAAATTTTGATTATAGTGTTTTGTTTTATCTGCATTTACGCCAGTTCCGTTGCCTTTGCTGGGCAGCCTGATAGTATCACTGCAATCATACAGGAAGAGCAAAATAAGGAATATTCAGATGCATTGCAGCAGATGCTGCAGTTTATTGATAATTTATATGATAATCTGCAGAGCCGGGTGAAAAATGGTGAAAAGATAGTTATATTTTTTGATCCTGCACATGGCATTGATGACGATGGCAAATGGGAAGGTGAAAAAACAGGGCGCTTGAGCTGTACAGGCTTGCCGGAGGAATATTATTCACTTGCACTTTCACGCCAACTCTACAATCTTTTAAAGAAAAATCCATATATTGAAGTTGTCAGTACACGAGATTATATTGATGCCCTTGAAGGGAAGACTGATACGTATAATAATATAACTTTCAGGGAAACGGTGGAACTGGCAAAAAATGCTAAGGCTGCACTGGTTATTTCTGAACATCTTAATAATACGGCTTCAATATTCAAAGCGTATGGGCTTGCAAATGTAAAAGGCATACACATTACGTACAGTAATGGGAAAGCATATCTTACCCATATCCGGGAAGAGCATAAAGGGTTTTTAACGCTGTATAATAAGTTTGATGCCAGCGGGTTTTCGTATAGGGTTGCAAGCAAAGTTAAGGAAAAGCTTTTGACATATAATTTGCATGTTAACAGCTGGAATTATGGTACGGTTGCAGATGACCGGTTTACCTATTTTGTCAATTATCCCATATCTGTTATCTTTGAATCAGGATTTATATCAAATCCGGATGATGAAAAAATATTGAATAACCCTGAATATCAAAAGCTCATTGCGCAATCACACTATGATGCAATTCTTGAAACCATTGCACTGACATTTGGCATTGATATTGCTGGCTTCTGGGGACCACGGATTGTTGACACTGTTAATCCATCCAGGAATCTGCTATTACTAAAATTATCACGCATTGCCTGTTATTACATTTCCCATAATGATACTGACAAAGGTGTTCATGTATTATCGCTGTTACTTAAAGAGTGTGATCCTATTACTGATGCTGCAATTATAGAAAATATACAGGATATGAAATATCGTATTGAACGTTCAAAGGAGTTATATACAAAAGCTATAGCCCTGAAAAAAAAGGGGAAGGTCAAACGTGCACGCTATACTATGCGAAAGGCAATAAGCCTGGTAAGCAGATCACCCGTTTTTTATGAATTGCGCAAAGCATACCGTGCTGAGTATAAAGGGTTGAATGAAGTAATTGAGCAAAAATCAACTGCACCCAGGTATCCGGCCCCCGATACAATGGTTATTCCTTTGGCTTCAGGCATTACCAGGCCTGTTCTGGTGGTGATTGAAAAAAATATGACTCCACAGGAAGCACTATTCAATGCTTTGCAGTGTGATGAAGCATTGTTGAAAAAAATTACAAGCCAGTTTGTACAAACAAAAATTAAGGTTGGTAAAAAAAGATTTGAAAAACCTACACAAGAAGGTATATACATAGTACAGCTTACAGCAAAAGGTAATGTTAAAAGTGTCAAGCGTGTTTCAATTGCAAAGCTTGACCCATGGAGATATCAAAATCAGATGTATTTAAAGAATTCATATTGTGCTCCAAAAGAAAGAAATAAATCATTATAA
- a CDS encoding TIGR01212 family radical SAM protein (This family includes YhcC from E. coli K-12, an uncharacterized radical SAM protein.) — protein sequence MLQKKEINHYKHGTWYGKPYHFFGDYLYHTFNVKILKLSINANLGCPNRDGTVGSCGCIFCSEGSASPTATGAMSIHQQMQTAVDGFNRGMYTPRYIAYFQAFTNTYATVDVLKKLYDTALAFPNVVGLMIGTRPDCLPDDVLDLIASYKKENFELWLEIGMQSMHDKSLHFLQRGHTHAQTVDAITRASKRGIPICVHVILGIPGESWDDMMSTAIEINRLSVQGVKIHHLHVIKNTPLEALYANGKVPLLSFKQYVSYVCDFIERLRGDIIIHRLLGDQPKDMLIAPAWGLHKGTVLKAIEDELLRRGTFQGFLCDSY from the coding sequence GTGCTCCAAAAGAAAGAAATAAATCATTATAAACATGGAACATGGTATGGTAAGCCATACCATTTCTTTGGCGATTATCTGTATCATACATTCAATGTAAAAATCTTGAAACTATCTATCAATGCCAATCTGGGATGCCCTAATCGCGATGGCACAGTTGGTAGTTGTGGATGTATTTTTTGTTCTGAAGGGTCGGCATCACCAACTGCAACAGGAGCCATGTCAATTCACCAGCAGATGCAGACCGCTGTTGATGGATTTAATCGTGGTATGTATACCCCGCGATATATTGCATATTTTCAGGCTTTTACCAATACCTATGCCACGGTCGATGTTTTAAAAAAATTATATGATACTGCTTTAGCATTCCCCAATGTGGTGGGGCTTATGATTGGTACTCGCCCTGATTGCCTGCCTGATGATGTGCTGGATTTGATAGCCAGCTATAAAAAAGAAAATTTTGAGTTGTGGCTTGAGATTGGCATGCAGAGCATGCATGATAAAAGTTTGCATTTTTTACAGCGCGGTCACACCCATGCACAAACAGTGGATGCAATCACAAGAGCATCAAAGCGAGGCATTCCGATTTGTGTCCATGTTATTCTGGGCATACCTGGTGAAAGCTGGGATGATATGATGTCAACAGCAATTGAAATTAACAGGCTTTCGGTACAGGGTGTTAAGATACATCATCTTCATGTTATAAAAAATACACCACTTGAAGCATTGTATGCCAACGGCAAGGTCCCATTATTATCATTTAAACAGTATGTATCGTATGTGTGTGATTTTATAGAACGCCTGAGGGGTGATATCATCATTCACCGCCTGCTTGGCGACCAGCCCAAAGATATGTTAATTGCTCCTGCGTGGGGCTTGCATAAGGGAACAGTGCTGAAAGCCATAGAGGATGAATTGCTGCGGCGTGGTACCTTTCAGGGGTTTTTGTGCGATAGTTACTGA
- a CDS encoding AMP nucleosidase has product MNLRPDTYARSTLERYTGSSIDDFGEYIILCNFQRYVDDFAVMTGAKVSAGYWSCAHSRERNISIINFGVGSPSAGIVVHCLSYLDNIQTVIMLGMCGGIDDNLQVGDFLIPTASVRDEGTSIHYIPKDVPAQPSFWINRICEKVITKETGVAPKTGIMLTTDYRMWEFDNEFIDYILKHRILAIDMEIATLFAVAYAMNVPIGAIMLISDLPLKKGGIKSKESASLVFNAFTQKHLQLGIKVIESIQEKSGEGITRLRSEW; this is encoded by the coding sequence ATGAATTTGCGTCCTGACACCTATGCGCGTTCAACGCTGGAACGGTATACTGGCTCTTCAATTGATGATTTTGGTGAATATATCATTTTATGCAATTTTCAACGATATGTTGATGATTTTGCTGTAATGACAGGTGCAAAAGTCAGTGCGGGTTACTGGAGCTGTGCACATAGTCGTGAACGCAATATATCCATTATAAATTTTGGTGTTGGTTCACCATCAGCAGGTATTGTTGTTCATTGTTTATCTTATCTGGATAATATACAGACGGTGATCATGTTAGGGATGTGTGGTGGGATTGATGATAATCTACAAGTTGGCGATTTTTTAATCCCTACAGCAAGTGTTCGGGATGAAGGTACAAGCATTCACTATATACCAAAAGATGTTCCTGCACAGCCAAGTTTCTGGATTAACAGAATTTGTGAAAAAGTTATTACTAAGGAAACTGGTGTTGCACCCAAGACTGGCATAATGCTTACTACTGATTACCGTATGTGGGAATTTGATAATGAATTTATTGATTATATCTTAAAACACAGAATTTTAGCAATAGATATGGAGATAGCAACCCTGTTTGCAGTAGCATATGCAATGAATGTTCCTATTGGAGCAATTATGCTTATTTCAGATTTACCCTTGAAAAAAGGTGGTATTAAAAGCAAGGAAAGTGCAAGTTTAGTATTCAATGCTTTTACCCAGAAACATTTACAATTAGGTATAAAAGTAATTGAGAGCATTCAGGAAAAAAGTGGTGAAGGTATTACCAGATTACGAAGTGAATGGTAA